Genomic segment of Apium graveolens cultivar Ventura chromosome 7, ASM990537v1, whole genome shotgun sequence:
ACTACCTCACTTTCTTTATTTCTTGTACTCCTAATTAATCATCCGTCTCAATTTATCAGTCTTGTTTGATTTTTGATGGTCAAATTAACTCAATTTCGACCGTTAGAAAAATAtcttttcattattttgaaaaattgaaaaatcatgttaaagtagattaaacatactttctaatcatataattttttataaatattttcgatAACATACTATGTGAAATTTTTGGTCAAAGTTGAGTAAATTTGACCGCAAAAAGTCAAATAAGACATATAAATTGGGACGGAGCGAGTAGTAATTTTCGGCCCCCATTTATGTCTTTTTGACTTTTGCCGAGCCTTAAAAAATATCATTTCATGTATTAATTTTTGAATCctttttttataaaaagaaatttataaaaaatagtaAATCAAAGTACCATTTCTATATACGACCTTAAATTAAGTACGGAAAATAACACATGCATGTAAAATGTGACGGAGGGAGTACTTCTTAGCTAAATTTATCACCGATCACAGCATTTTACAATAATATGTATAAATTAAAAGTATTTCAAGATTTATaataataatgcatgaaatgtATGTACATATAGGAGAAAAAAAGACAAAGGtaaaatgtatatatatgcaGAATACCTCTGCAAGTGTACTGCAGTTTGTAGGAGGTGGCCAGTTCTTGGTCTGACCTTGTTCAGCTTCAAAACCTGTCCTATTTAGCCCTGAGAATGGACAATAAGTAAAACAAAAAGAATGCTACTTTTACATATTTTTAGAACAAATCAAAACAATCAATAATTTCAGTATTAGACAACAATCTCAATAGACAAATTGAACTCTAAACAAAAGCACATTTCAACATTTACAATCTCCTGTCCCTTTCTCATTAATATTTCTCTTTCTCACTTtcaattatatttattttttcattttttttaatttttaagttGGTATTACCTGATacttctttcttttctgcttCATCCATGATGGGAGAGTGATCAAACGGCTGTGTTGATTCAAGCTGACGACGTCGTTTTTGTCGCTCTCGAGCCTTGTGATTCTGGAACCAGTAGAACACATTCTTGCCTTCGATTTTCCCGTATCGACGTAGCTGTGCTGTGATTTCTTGTATTTCTTCTGTCGAAGGTGTTCGCGTTCCTCGTCTGTACAAATCCTCCAGCATTTGTAGCTGCTCAGCTGTTGGATTCCATCTCGAGCTCACGATGACTTGTTGTGTGTTGAAATCTCTCTTATTCTGCTCGCTCATCGCAGCTACAATAAACACGAAAGTATAAGAACACGAACCTCATCAACATCATGAAATATAAATTTTCGAATATAAGCCTCTTATAAGTTACTTAATTATAAGATATCTCAAACGAAGCTCATAATTAGGACATAATATGTATAATATGCTTATACACTTCTTACTTGCAAGCTAATCAAAAACACGaaaaattgtaactaaattataGTAAATATTAGGTGAAAATGAACACTAATTACCCATGTGATGATTGAAAGCGAGGAGGTCATGAGTGCGATGCAAGTAAGAAGAGCCAGCAGCTGCGTTTCGAGTAGTTTGATGAGAACTAGTAGAAGTGATTGGATTTGGCCTTGGAATCAGAGGCCGGAGTTTACGACCATTGAAAGAGTCTTGCAGGTTAAAATCTGCAGCTTCATTGTATCCCATCATCCACATC
This window contains:
- the LOC141672316 gene encoding WUSCHEL-related homeobox 1-like, which codes for MWMMGYNEAADFNLQDSFNGRKLRPLIPRPNPITSTSSHQTTRNAAAGSSYLHRTHDLLAFNHHMAAMSEQNKRDFNTQQVIVSSRWNPTAEQLQMLEDLYRRGTRTPSTEEIQEITAQLRRYGKIEGKNVFYWFQNHKARERQKRRRQLESTQPFDHSPIMDEAEKKEVSGLNRTGFEAEQGQTKNWPPPTNCSTLAEKTVPIERAAKTVTASSDHGWIHFDEGELHHRRTLAERNATWQMMQLSCSSPINYTNSTISPSTVRALDPKLIKLPHQDHLNFFLDPNTATRDNNLLNHFFSCSNADRNDDKLDDFDNDDDEDDEKSQTLQLFPLRSQDMVGDDKNLEASMASMTNSAPGKFFEFLPLKN